CCATGCTCGGCTGGATCAAGCCGGAGCTGGACGAAGTGCTGCGTCAGGCGCGGGTCGAACTCGAGGCTTTCGCCGAGGATCCGGTCGACACCAGCCGCATGCGCCTGTGTGCCGGCTACCTGCAGCAGGCGCAGGGCACGCTGCACATGGTGGAGCTGTACGCGCCGGAGATGGTGGCCGAGGAGATGGGGCGCCTCGCCGGGGCCCTGCGCGACGGCCTGATCGCCGACCGCGACGCGGCCTGTGCGGCGTTGCTGCGCGGCATGCTGCTGCTGCCCGATTATCTGGAGCGTCTGCAGGGCGGTCACCGTGACATCCCGATCGTGCTGCTTCCGCTGCTCAACGAGCTGCGCGCAGCGCGCGGCGAGGGCGGGCTGAGCGAGAGCATCCTGTTCGCGCCGGATCTGGCGCGCGTGGTGCCCGACACCATGCCGGCCGCAGAAGTCTCCAGCGATCCCGAGGCCGCGCTGCGGCAGCTGCGGGTCGCGTTGCAGGCATGGCCCGAGACGGGCAGTCCGGGCGATACCGCCGCGCTGGTCGCCGGCCTGTCCGCGCTGGCCGCCCGTGCGGACACCGAATCACAGCGGCGCATGCTCTGGGTCGCGTCTCGCGTGGCCCAGGCGCTGGCGGACGGGGCGTTGCCGCCCGCAAGCCACGCGCCGCTGCGCCAGGTATTCGCGAGCGTGGAGCGTGAAATCCGCAACCACGCGCAGGCGCCACTCGACGCGCTGTTGTCGGACGCGGCGCAGGAGCCGACCCGGCAACTGCTGTATCACGTCGCCCACAGCGACGCCGCGCATCCGGCGCTCGACGCCTTGCGCGAGACATTCGACCTGCAGTCCCAGTTGCCCAGCGAAGCCGAGCTCGAACATGCGCGCGGCAGCCTCGGCGGCCGCAACCGCGCGCTGCTCGACACCGTATCCGCGGCTGTCAAGGAAGACCTCCTGAGGGTCAAGGATGCCCTGGACCTGCATCTGCGCATGGGCTCGCGCGATGCCGCCGGCCTGCAGCCGCAGGTCGAAGTGCTCACCGGCGTCGCCGACACGCTCGGCATGCTCGGCCTCGCTGCGGCGCGCAGCGTCGTCCAGCAGCAGCGCGACACCATGCGTGCCATCGTGGACGGGTCGGCGCCGGCGAGCGAGGACACCCTGCTCGATGTGGCCGGCGCGCTGCTGTATGTCGATGCGACGCTCGACGAGCAGGTCGCGCAGCTCGGTGGCGCTGGCCCCGAGACCTCCGACGACACCCTCGCGATGGAAGCGCAGCTGTCGATGGCGGTGCTGATGCGCGAGGCGATCGCCAACTTCTCAGACGCGCGCCAGGCGCTCGTTGCGTTTGTCGAGACCGGCTGGGACCACACCGAGCTGCAGGAAGTGCCGCGGCTGCTGGGAGAGGTCCGCGGGGCACTGACGATCCTGGAACTGCCCCAGGCCGCCAGCTATCTGGATGGCGTGCGGCTGTATGCCGAGCACGAGCTGATCGCGCGCCGGCGCGTGCCCAACGGTCGCCAGCTCGATACCTTCGCCGACGCACTGGCGAGCCTGGAGTACTACCTCGAGGCCCTGCGCGAACAGCGACCCAACCGCGCGGACATCCTCGACATCGCGCGCAGCAGCCTCGAAGCGCTGGGCTACTGGCCGCTGCCGACTTCGTTTGAAACGACCGGTGCCGCCGCAACGGATGCATCCGACGGCCGGGACGCCCCCGACGCCACGAGTGTCGATGTCGAACAGCTCGCGCGCGGCATCGAGGCGTGGACGCCGCCGGTCGATGCCATGACCGTGCCCGCATCGGTGCCGGCAACGGCACCGGCACCGGCAGCCGAGGCGGCGACAGATGTCGCTGCGTCAGTGCGTAGCGCCCCGACGCCGATGGGTGTTGGCGGCTTCGAGGAGGTCGGCGACGAGATCGATGACGAGATCCGCGAGGTCTTCCTCGAGGAGTTCGCGAGCGAGATCGAGAATCTCGACGCGTTGCTGCCGCGCTGGCGCGCGCAGCCCGACAATATCGAGCTCGTGCGTCCGATCCGGCGGGTCTTCCATACCCTCAAGGGCAGCGGCCGCCTGGTCGGCGCCAAGGCGCTGGGCGAGTTCAGCTGGTCGATCGAAAGCCTGCTCAATCGCGTGATCGAAGGGCGGCCGGCCACCCCGGCGGTGGTCGAGATGATCGATCAGGCCTTCTACACCCTGCCGGAGCTGCAGTCGGTGCTGCGCGGCGAGACCGTGCTGCGCGCCGATCTCGAGACGATGCAGGCCAATGCCGCGCGCATCGCCGCAGGTGACGATGCGATGCCGGCGCGCCCAGCGCCGTTGCAGATCGAAGCCACGCACGAGGCCGAATTGGCCGACGTCGACGCGGATAGCGTCGACGCACCTGCTTTGACCGCCGTGGACAGTGCAGCGGCTGACGCGGATGACAGTGGCACGGTCGAGACCGTGCCTGCCTCGGTCGATGCGTTGCTTCTGGAAATTCTCGACACTGAAGTTCAGGGTCATCTGCGGACGGTCGGCGACTGGCTCGCCGCCATCCGGACCGGTGAGGCTGCCGACGGCGAGCGCCTGCTGCGCGCGCTGCACACCATGCATGGCGCGTTCGCGATGGCCGAAGTGCCCGCGATCGGACTGCTGCTGGGCCCCGCGGAGGAGTACGCCCGCCGCCTGGTCGCGGCCGATGTCGCGCCGGACACGGACGTCGGCCCGGTGCTGGAAGCGGTCTGCAACGCTGCGCGCGACGCGCTGCAGCAGCTGCACCAGCCTGAGCCACGGATCGCCGTGCTGACCGCGCTCTCGGCGCAGGTCGGTGAACTGCGTGACCGACTGCCTGAGGCCCCTGTCGAGCGGTTCGCCTTCGACATGGGCGAGGACATCGACGCCATCGCCAGCAATGACGATGCCGGTGAAGGTGATCGCGAGCCGACGGACTCCGGCGTGGGTGCCGGTGACGACGCCGGCGCCTCGATCGAAGGCTGGGATGCGCGCGACTCGGGATTCGGGATCGGGCCGTCGCAGTGGGACGGCGGCGGACATCCGGTCGAGCACGAGCTGACTGGCCAGGAACCGGGCCTTCCCACGCAGGAAGACCCGGCTCGCGCCGAGCAGATGCGACTCGAAGCCGAACGCTTCGAAGCCGAACGCCTGGAACAGCAGCGCATCGAAGCCGAGCGGCTCGCCCGCGAAGACGCCGAGCGCGCCGAGCAGGCCCGTCTCGAAGCCGAACGCCTCGAGGCCGAGCGTCTGGACCTGGAGCGCCTCGAAGCCGAGCGCGTCGAGGCCGAGCGTCTGGAGCTGGAGCGCATCGAAGCCGAGCGTTTCGCCCGCGAAGACGCCGAGCGCGCCGAGCAGGCCCGTCTCGAAGCCGAGCGTCTCGAGGCCGAGCGTCTGGACCTGGAGCGTCTCGAAGCCGAACGCCTCGAAGCCGAGCGCGTCGAAGCCGAGCGCCTCGAAGCCGAGCGCGTCGAAGCCGAGCGCCTCGAAGCCGAGCGCCTCGAAGCCGAGCGCCTCGAAGCCGAGCGCCTCGAAGCCGAGCGACTTGCCCGCGAAGATGCCGAGCGTGCCGAGCAGGCCCGTCTCGAAGCCGAGCGCCTCGAGGCCGAACGTCTGGAACTGGAGCGTGCCGAGCAGGCCCGTCTCGAAGCCGAGCGTGTGGAACTGGAGCGCATCGAGGCCGAAGGTCTTGAAGCCGAACGTCTTGAGGCGGAGCGCCTGGAGCTGGAGCGCAACGAAGCCGAGCGCCTCGCGCAGGAACAGGCCGCGCGCGAGGAGTCGGAGCGTGTTGCCGAATCCGAGTTTGGACATGAGCAGCCGGAATATCCGGAGGCGTCCGCCGTTGCGGCGGTCGGGCTCGAGCATCTCGACCTGCAGTCGCAGATCGATGCGGCTGTGCTGGCATCGGAACGCCTGCGCTTCGAGCAGGACGAGACCGAGCGCTCCGCGACAGCGACGGCGCAGAGCGAAGCTGAAGCGATCGACGGGGGGATGCCGGTTGCCTTCGCATCGACGGGTTCGGATGCCGACGAGGCGATCGTGAACGCCGTCAATTCGCCAGCGCCGGCGGATGAGCCGTCCGTGGCCGTCACGCCCGAAGCCGCTCAGCCCGCCGACAGCAGCGATATCGACGACGCGCCTGATCTGCCGGCCCATGAAGAGGACCCGGATGCGCCGCTGGCGCTCGACGGCCTCGATCCGGAACTGGTCGACATCTTCGTCGAGGAAGGCATCGACCTGCTCGACCATTCCGACGCGTTGCTGGCGCAGCTGCGCGAGACACCCGACAACCGTGACGCGGTGGCCGGCCTGCAGCGCGATCTGCACACGCTCAAGGGCGGTGCGCGGATGGCCGGGCTGATGGAGATCGGCGAGCTCGGGCACGCGATGGAGACCCTGCTCGAAGCGGTCGCCGAACGCCATCGCACCCTGAAGCGTGGTGATGTGTCGCTGCTCGAACGCGGCTTCGATCGTCTGCACACGATGGTCACCCGTGCCGGCGAACGCCGCGCGATCGGACCCTCGCAGGCCCTGGTCGAGGCGTTCAACGGCACCGCCACGGGCGATGCGCCGGCCGCCTCTCCGGCGCCCGCCCCGGCGTCTGCGAAGGCCGAACTGGCACCGCTGTCGGCACCGCTGCCGCTCGATGCCGGCATTGAGGACGAGGAGACCGCGCTGCGTGGCTCGCAGGAACAGGTCCGCATCCGCGCCGATCTGCTCGACAGGCTGGTTACCTACGCAGGCGAGGTCGCGATCTATCGCGCGCGCCTGGAACAGCAGCTGGGCGGCTTCCGCGCGGCGATGAACGAACTGGCGCAGACCAATACGCGTCTTCGCGACCAGTTGCGCCGGCTCGACATCGAGACCGAAGCGCAGATCGTCGCGCGTTACCAGCGAGAAGGCGACACCTCCGACACGACGTTCGATCCGCTGGAACTCGACCGGTTCTCGACCCTGCAGCAGCTCTCGCGCGCGCTTGGCGAGACTGCATCCGACTTCGGCAGCCTGCAGCAGACGCTCGACGACCAGACCAGTCAGTACGAGACCCTGCTGACGCAGCAGTCGCGGGTCAGCTCGGACCTGCAGGAAGGCCTGATGCGAACGCGCATGGTGCCGTTCGACGGGCTCGTGCCGCGTCTGCGCCGGGTCATGCGTCAGGCCGCGCAGGACACCGGCAAGCCGGTGCAGCTGCAGCTCGAAGGCACCCAGGGCGAGCTCGATCGCAACGTGCTCGAACGCATGGTCTCGCCGCTGGAACACATGCTGCGCAATGCGGTCGCGCATGGTCTCGAGTCGCCGGAAGCACGTCGCAAGGCCGGCAAGCCGGCGGAAGGCCAGGTGCGCATCGCGGTGCGTCGCGAGGGCTCGGAAGTCGTGCTCGAGGTCGGTGATGACGGCGCGGGCCTGGACCGTGCCGCGATCCGCCGTCGCGCCGAGGAACGCGGCCTGCTGCAGGCCGGGGCCGAGGTGGCCGATCCCGATCTGGACGCGCTGATCCTGCAGCCGGGCTTCTCGACCGCGACCGAGGTCAGCCGCCTTGCCGGACGTGGCGTCGGCATGGACGTGGTGGCGAGCGAAGTCCGCCAGCTCGGCGGCACCTTCGACATCCACTCGCGCGCCGGTGCCGGCACCACCTTCACCCTGCGCCTGCCGCAGACGCTCGCCGTCACCCAGGCCGCGTTCGTGCGTATCGGCGAGACCAGCTTCGCGGTGCCGATCGCTTCGGTGCGCGGCGTCGGTCGCATCAGTCGCGCCGAAGCAACGCCCGGCGCGATCTACCGCTACGGCGGCGAGGACTATCTGCTCCACGACCTCGGTCGCCTCGTCGGCCAGCCGCCGGCGCGCGCGGAAGGCCAGCTGCAGATGCCGCTGCTGCTGATCCGTGCGGGTGAGCTGCGCGCAGCCGTCGCGGTGGACGAAATCATCGGCAACCGCGAGATCGTGGTGAAGCCGGTCGGTCCGCAGGTCACATCGATCCCGGGCATCTTCGGCGCCACGATCATGGGCGACGGTCGCGTGGTCGTGATCCTCGACGTCGCACCGCTGGTGCGCCGCTATGGCGCGCACCTCGCTGCCAATCCCGACGCTGCGCTGCACGTGCCCGAACCGGCGCCGGCGGCTCGCGCAGTGCCGCTGGTGATGGTGGTCGACGACTCGGTGACGATGCGCAAGGTCACCGGCCGCGTGCTCGAGCGACACAACTTCGAGGTCATCACAGCGAAGGACGGCATCGACGCGATCGAGCGCATGGACGAACGCGTGCCCGACCTGATGCTGCTCGATATCGAGATGCCGCGCATGGACGGTTACGAGCTCGCGACCCACATGAAGGCCGACGCTCGCCTGCGCGATGTCAGCATCATGATGATCACGTCGCGCACGGGCGAGAAACACCGCCAGCGTGCGTTCGAGATCGGTGTCGACCGCTATCTCGGCAAGCCCTACCAGGAGCCGGAACTGCTGCGCCACGTCTACGAGCTGTTGAACCTGGAGCGCGACGATGCGTGACGCGATCCGGACGGTCGTGCTGGCGCGCGAAGGCGCCGCGCGCGATCGCGTGGTCGAAGCCCTGGTCGAGGCCGGAGCCGATCCGATCACATCGCTCGATCCCGCGCAGCATGCGCCCGATGCCCTCGATGCCCTGGCGCCATCGGTGCTGGTCGTGGTGCTCGATCCCGTCGACGAAGCCGCGCTCGAGCCCTTCGAGCCGCGCTTCGCCGCGCCGGGGATGACGGTGATCTTCGAAGAGGCCGCGCTGGTGCTCGAGCGCAGCGGCTGGGACGCTGCGCGCTGGGTGCGGCATCTCGCGGCGAAACTCCATGGCTTCGGCGACGTGCTGCCTCCATCCAGTGCGAACGAGGCGTCCGTGCCGGAGCCGCTGTCGCTGGAGCTGGACGCGCATACCGACACAGGCGCGCTCGCGCTCGCGGCGTCGGCCGCGCCTGTGGATGTCGAGACCACGCACGAGCCCGGGCCGGCGCTCGACGATTCGACCCATCTCGTCTTCGATCCGGTCGCGGCCGAGTTCGATGCGCCGCTCACGCAGGCCCCTGCTGTGGAATTCAGCTTCGACTTCCAGCTGGCCGACTACGACGAGGCCAGCTACACGCCACCGGCCGCGCCACCGGGCGAAGTCCGTGACCTGGACGAGAATCTGGCCAGCTGGTCCGAGGCGTCGACGCCGGAGTCGGGGTCGTCGATCGAAACGACGCCTGACGGCATTGCGGACATCGAGGATGCCGGTGATACGCCCGTCGCCAGCCCGGCGGCGGCTGGGGAGGCCAGCACGTCCCCGCTGACACTGCTCGATGGCGATGCACTGCCCGCGCAGGCCCCCGGGCTCGGGGCGGACGCGGCCGCGCCTGCGACCATGCTCCAGCGCGACATCTCCGATCTCGAGTCCCGCATCGCCGGGCTGAGCCTGGCCGATGCCGACAGCTACGGCCACGGCCCGCGCAAGGGCGTGGTACTCATCGCCGGCGGTCTGGGTGGGCCCGACGCGGTCCGGCAACTGCTCGCTGCATTGCCCGAAGGCTTCCCGCGTCCGGTACTGGTGCGCCTGCAACTCGATGGTGGTCGCTATGACCGCCTGGTCCGGCAGATGGAGCGGGTGACCCCGATGCCGGTGCAACTGGCCGAGGCGGGAATGACGGTCGCCCCGGGCGAGGTCTATTTCCTGCCGCCCGGCGTGCTGCCGGTCATGACTGCGGGCGAGCTGCGGTTCGCCGAAGGCGACGATGTTGGCGGTCTTGCCGACGCGGTACCGGCCGACGACAGCGCCGTACTGTTCCTCAGCGGCGCTGATCCGGCGCTGGTCGACGTGGTGATGGGCCCGGCATGGCAGGGCGCACTGGTGGGCGGGCAGGCGGAGGATGGCTGTTATGACCCGGCCGCCGCGATGGCGGTTGCCGAGCGTGGCGGCCCGTCCGGGAGTCCCGGTGATATCGCCGACTGGCTGATCGCGCGCTGGATGCCCGGCGCGGGGCGTTTCGATTCCGGAGAACTGTCGCTGTGAGCACCCATGACGAAATCCGCGGCGTGCTGATCCGCGCCGGCACCACCCAGCTGCTGCTGCCCAATGCCTCGATCTCCGAGGTGCTGTCCTACTCGCCGCCCGAAGCGGTGGCCGATGCGCCGGACTGGCTGCTCGGTCGTCTGCGCTGGCGCGGGTGGCGCCTGCCGCTGGTCGCGTTCCCGGTGCTCGCCGGGCAGGGCGACGAACGCGCGGACCTGTCGAGCAAGGTCGTGGTGCTCAAGGCGCTCGGCGGCGATGCGCGTCTGCCGTTCTTCGCGCTGCTGACCGAGGGCTTTCCGCGCCTGGTGACGATCGCGGCCGACAAGCTGCTCGATGAATCCCAGGGCGATGACAAGGATGCCCTGCCGTTCGCGGTTCGCGCGCGGGTGCGGCTCAACGACGACGTCGCCCTGATTCCCGACATCGACCGGATCGAACTCTCGGTTCGCGAGGCGCTCGCCGCCTGAGTGCGTGCGCCGGCGCTCAGCCGGCGAGGTCGCCGAAGCGCGCCTGGAGCGCGGCGATCGCGGCCATGCCCGCG
The genomic region above belongs to Luteimonas chenhongjianii and contains:
- a CDS encoding pentapeptide repeat-containing protein encodes the protein MRRQPASPRRSLQLRSAPSLSRSARSRPARSAGVPMPAQPHRSATAGRDARARPPQRRTPPDIPAAHVQTRIRQHAPTPRARPVPARGARLRCAPAPGAPPQDVRLQDLRPRCAPVPHARLRDGPARHAPVPDVRPRGARLRDGPARHARHLRGQVARLRGARLRGARLRGARLRGARLRRARLRGARLRRARLRGVRLRDAPGPDARPRDARLRDGPARRARRLRGRNARLRCAPAPDARPRRARLRGAPGPDARPRGVRLRDGPARRARRLRGRAARLRCAAVPGVRLRSVRLRVASARREPGLPAWEGPVPGQSARARPDVRRRPTATARSRIPSRAHPSLRSRRRRRHRHPRRSPSARDHLHRHRHCWRWRRCPRPCRRRTARQGPQAVGHAVHRPAPRARSARRSVAQAGAAAAARRAQRCRPLPAPGRRPCPARHRPRPGGGRTPPRGPAAVRSRALRPSRTRHAWCAARAAGARRRQPHRSGWRRASRRPSADDPELQCREFPEATHRPRQARSRPCHCHPRQPLHCPRRSKQVRRRYPRRRRPIRPRAWLRSATALGAPASHRHLRRCARHWPASSRDRRAARSRRAAPTAAPAGCRRPDRSSRPPPGWPAALRSRD
- a CDS encoding chemotaxis protein CheB; protein product: MRDAIRTVVLAREGAARDRVVEALVEAGADPITSLDPAQHAPDALDALAPSVLVVVLDPVDEAALEPFEPRFAAPGMTVIFEEAALVLERSGWDAARWVRHLAAKLHGFGDVLPPSSANEASVPEPLSLELDAHTDTGALALAASAAPVDVETTHEPGPALDDSTHLVFDPVAAEFDAPLTQAPAVEFSFDFQLADYDEASYTPPAAPPGEVRDLDENLASWSEASTPESGSSIETTPDGIADIEDAGDTPVASPAAAGEASTSPLTLLDGDALPAQAPGLGADAAAPATMLQRDISDLESRIAGLSLADADSYGHGPRKGVVLIAGGLGGPDAVRQLLAALPEGFPRPVLVRLQLDGGRYDRLVRQMERVTPMPVQLAEAGMTVAPGEVYFLPPGVLPVMTAGELRFAEGDDVGGLADAVPADDSAVLFLSGADPALVDVVMGPAWQGALVGGQAEDGCYDPAAAMAVAERGGPSGSPGDIADWLIARWMPGAGRFDSGELSL
- a CDS encoding chemotaxis protein CheW, with the translated sequence MSTHDEIRGVLIRAGTTQLLLPNASISEVLSYSPPEAVADAPDWLLGRLRWRGWRLPLVAFPVLAGQGDERADLSSKVVVLKALGGDARLPFFALLTEGFPRLVTIAADKLLDESQGDDKDALPFAVRARVRLNDDVALIPDIDRIELSVREALAA